One genomic segment of Photobacterium sp. DA100 includes these proteins:
- a CDS encoding DUF1800 domain-containing protein: MASSIYQPEQAAKFLYRATFGPKPGDVDDFLQLGVEAWLDDQFTRSWRLHRPLAERYANASGDTLNENARLSAWWNRSLNAGDQLRQRVAYALSQIFVVSNSGGPNAEGLAEYYDVLLKHAFGNFRDLLEAVTLSPAMGKFLTLEGSRKANPDNNTFPDENYAREVMQLFSLGLWQLQNNGMPRLDGQGNKEPTYTQRDVEELARVLTGWRRDTYLKPMYADDSRHDFGEKRVLGQTFPEGQSPEQDLSQAMDLLFNHRNTPMFISILLIKRLTVSNPRRSYIQRVADVFKDNGKGVRGDMVAVIKAILLDQDVIDGKAMADHQAHGSNGRNFGKVKEPIIAMANLCRAFNVKSNDPERWWDFPATQNNYGQAPLRAPSVFNFYEPDYAPKGEITDKQLTAPEFAILSMDSMRRISNRMWTMILAHDSTNVKQWSWNRSQFEKKINKPDEYIELLNERFFAGLMSTELAGFIRQMLDELTADNRNDDRKINDTLFAIQCSPEFRCQE, from the coding sequence GTGGCGAGCTCAATATACCAACCGGAGCAGGCGGCAAAGTTCCTGTACCGGGCAACATTTGGTCCCAAGCCAGGGGATGTTGATGATTTTTTGCAATTGGGAGTGGAAGCATGGCTCGATGACCAGTTTACCCGAAGCTGGCGTCTGCACCGGCCACTGGCCGAGCGTTATGCTAACGCGAGCGGCGATACGCTAAATGAAAATGCTCGGCTAAGTGCGTGGTGGAACCGCAGCTTGAACGCTGGTGATCAGCTAAGGCAGCGCGTTGCGTATGCACTAAGCCAAATTTTCGTGGTGTCAAACAGCGGTGGCCCCAATGCTGAAGGGCTGGCTGAATACTATGATGTATTGCTAAAACATGCGTTTGGAAATTTCCGTGACTTGCTTGAAGCAGTGACGCTAAGCCCTGCAATGGGTAAGTTCCTGACATTAGAAGGTAGCCGTAAAGCTAACCCGGACAATAATACGTTTCCGGATGAAAACTATGCCCGTGAAGTGATGCAGCTCTTTAGTTTGGGGTTGTGGCAACTGCAGAATAACGGCATGCCAAGACTGGATGGTCAGGGCAATAAAGAGCCGACCTACACCCAGCGGGATGTTGAGGAACTGGCAAGGGTGCTGACAGGGTGGCGTCGTGATACCTACCTTAAGCCCATGTATGCCGATGACAGTCGCCATGACTTTGGTGAAAAACGAGTGCTGGGCCAAACTTTTCCCGAAGGGCAGTCGCCCGAGCAAGACTTGTCACAAGCAATGGATTTGCTGTTCAATCATCGCAATACCCCGATGTTCATCTCTATTTTGCTGATCAAGCGATTGACCGTCAGTAACCCTCGCCGTTCCTATATTCAGCGCGTAGCCGATGTATTCAAGGATAATGGCAAAGGCGTTCGGGGTGACATGGTTGCCGTGATCAAAGCCATATTGCTGGATCAAGATGTGATTGATGGCAAAGCGATGGCCGATCATCAGGCCCACGGCAGCAATGGGCGTAACTTCGGCAAAGTGAAAGAGCCCATTATCGCAATGGCCAACCTATGCCGTGCCTTTAATGTGAAAAGTAATGATCCTGAGCGCTGGTGGGATTTCCCTGCCACCCAGAACAATTATGGTCAGGCACCATTGCGTGCTCCGAGTGTTTTTAACTTCTATGAGCCCGACTATGCGCCAAAGGGGGAAATTACAGACAAGCAGCTAACTGCACCAGAGTTTGCCATTTTGTCGATGGATAGTATGCGCCGGATATCCAACCGGATGTGGACCATGATTCTGGCTCACGACAGCACCAACGTAAAACAATGGTCGTGGAACCGTTCACAGTTCGAGAAAAAGATAAATAAACCTGACGAGTATATTGAGCTGCTAAATGAACGCTTCTTTGCTGGTTTGATGTCAACGGAGCTGGCAGGTTTTATTCGCCAGATGCTTGATGAGCTAACTGCAGATAATCGCAATGACGATCGTAAAATCAACGACACGTTGTTTGCCATCCAATGTTCACCTGAATTTCGCTGCCAGGAGTAA
- a CDS encoding DUF1501 domain-containing protein, translating to MKLSRRHFLKGTAALGATSVAPALTGLNMAHANQDDYKALVCIFLFGGNDAYNMVIPTDDGAYQKYEQARRNLAIAQSDLVPLNIASDNGVKLGLHPAMQSLKSTFAEQNATVIVNSGQLVEPIIGANNPNSRVPDFLMAHNLQQTMWQSGAENMNDKLGWAGRMVQDMNLSGSLSPLMSLNGEQKWLRNNHVEPLVMTSEGAGDYTGLNNSDRLGAMMRHFDEKYANLYADNYSTTMASRYYENDALDDALASVGDLDGFPQTGLGNMLHTTAKLIKVRNAASLQHNRQVFFVGLGGFDTHKDQAGTHAALLGQVSDALAAFYQEMKAQGLSDQVTAFTMSDFGRRIMANDSGTDHGWAGHQLVVGGAVKGGRAYGNWPDLTPGSEYDYNNGRLIPEIAADQVNATLANWFGYKGELEVLFPSLKTFPQNTLGFL from the coding sequence ATGAAATTATCACGACGTCATTTCTTGAAAGGAACGGCAGCGCTTGGTGCCACCTCTGTTGCTCCTGCTTTAACGGGGCTTAATATGGCTCATGCCAATCAAGACGATTACAAAGCGCTGGTTTGTATCTTCCTGTTTGGCGGTAACGATGCCTATAACATGGTGATTCCAACCGATGACGGTGCTTACCAGAAGTACGAGCAGGCGAGGCGCAACTTGGCAATAGCGCAAAGTGATCTGGTGCCGTTGAACATCGCAAGCGATAACGGTGTGAAACTGGGTCTGCATCCGGCGATGCAAAGCTTGAAGTCGACTTTCGCTGAGCAAAATGCGACAGTAATCGTTAACTCTGGCCAGTTGGTCGAGCCGATCATTGGCGCGAATAACCCGAATAGCCGGGTACCTGATTTCTTGATGGCCCACAACCTGCAGCAGACGATGTGGCAGTCGGGGGCGGAAAACATGAATGACAAGTTGGGTTGGGCGGGACGAATGGTTCAGGATATGAACCTGTCGGGCAGTCTGTCCCCCTTGATGTCATTGAACGGTGAACAGAAGTGGTTGCGCAATAACCATGTAGAGCCTCTGGTGATGACAAGCGAAGGGGCGGGTGACTATACCGGGTTGAACAACAGTGATCGCCTTGGTGCCATGATGCGCCACTTCGATGAAAAGTATGCCAACCTGTATGCCGATAATTATTCGACGACTATGGCAAGTCGCTATTATGAAAATGATGCATTGGATGATGCTCTGGCATCGGTCGGCGATTTGGATGGCTTCCCGCAAACCGGTTTAGGTAACATGCTGCATACAACTGCCAAGTTAATCAAGGTGCGAAACGCGGCCTCGTTGCAGCATAATCGTCAGGTCTTCTTTGTAGGATTGGGTGGCTTTGATACCCACAAAGATCAGGCTGGCACCCATGCGGCACTGCTTGGTCAGGTGTCGGATGCGCTGGCGGCTTTTTATCAGGAGATGAAAGCGCAGGGACTCTCCGATCAGGTAACAGCCTTTACCATGTCGGACTTTGGCCGTCGCATCATGGCCAATGATTCCGGTACTGACCATGGGTGGGCTGGGCATCAGTTAGTCGTGGGGGGCGCGGTCAAAGGCGGCAGGGCCTATGGAAATTGGCCGGATCTTACCCCAGGCAGCGAGTATGACTATAACAATGGTCGCCTCATTCCAGAAATCGCCGCGGATCAGGTCAATGCAACCTTGGCAAACTGGTTTGGTTACAAGGGCGAATTGGAAGTGCTATTCCCGTCGTTGAAGACATTCCCACAAAATACCCTGGGCTTTCTCTAA
- a CDS encoding DUF1800 domain-containing protein has translation MVTTINDPIQAAKFLYRSTFGPKNGDVEKLLDFDGGIDGWFEDQYARQNLHLSLARKVADDTGTPLNESARMSAWWQRSLVGGDQLRQRVAYALSQIFVVSNNGGPGGEGLASYYDVLVRNAFERFDVLLKAVTLHPAMGQFLTLAGSRAHDEQNNTYPDENYAREVMQLFSIGLWELKINGQPQLDGEKTKPAYTQQDVEELARVLTGWRKDKDSDGKDSNTKPMVNNADWHDDGAKSVLGVDFPAGQSAEQDLDQAIKVLYEHPNTPVFISRLLIQRLTISNPRRSYIERVARIFIDDGQGVRGNMKAVIKAILLDEDLIEGHAMADYQGFGFSTRNFGKVKEPVIAMTNLCRALNVKSNDPRRWWDFPGLQSNFGQAPLQAPSVFNFYEPDYAPKGEIANKELTAPEFNIHSMDSMRRISNKMWGLILSHRLTGVEQWTWDRSPLENRVDKPEEYMAWINERIFFGLMSDELHQYIEDLLIKMTEQNIGTDRRTFATLFAIQCSPDFRCQE, from the coding sequence GTGGTAACAACAATTAACGATCCGATACAGGCGGCTAAGTTCCTGTATCGTTCAACATTCGGTCCCAAGAATGGGGATGTCGAAAAACTTCTCGATTTCGACGGTGGCATTGATGGTTGGTTTGAGGACCAGTATGCTCGCCAGAATTTGCATTTGAGCCTGGCACGAAAAGTCGCGGACGATACCGGTACGCCTCTTAATGAAAGTGCGCGGATGAGTGCCTGGTGGCAGCGCTCACTCGTTGGAGGAGATCAACTTCGCCAGCGTGTTGCCTACGCTTTGAGCCAGATTTTTGTGGTATCAAACAATGGCGGTCCCGGCGGGGAAGGGCTGGCATCGTATTATGATGTGTTGGTGAGAAATGCTTTTGAGCGCTTTGATGTGTTGCTCAAAGCAGTCACTCTGCACCCGGCGATGGGACAGTTCTTGACCTTGGCCGGTAGCCGGGCCCATGATGAGCAAAACAATACCTACCCGGATGAAAACTATGCCCGGGAGGTCATGCAATTATTTTCGATTGGCCTATGGGAGCTGAAGATAAATGGTCAGCCCCAACTTGATGGCGAGAAAACCAAGCCGGCTTATACACAGCAAGATGTTGAAGAATTGGCGCGTGTATTAACCGGGTGGAGAAAAGACAAAGATAGCGATGGCAAGGACAGTAATACCAAGCCAATGGTGAATAACGCAGATTGGCATGATGATGGTGCAAAGTCGGTATTAGGTGTCGACTTCCCTGCCGGCCAATCAGCAGAACAAGATTTAGACCAGGCCATCAAGGTGTTATATGAGCACCCCAATACACCGGTATTTATCTCACGGCTGTTAATTCAGCGTCTGACTATCAGTAATCCTCGTCGTAGTTATATTGAGCGGGTCGCGAGGATCTTCATTGATGACGGGCAAGGCGTTCGTGGCAATATGAAAGCTGTGATCAAAGCTATTTTGCTTGATGAAGATTTGATTGAGGGCCATGCAATGGCAGACTATCAGGGCTTTGGTTTTAGCACCCGCAATTTCGGTAAAGTCAAAGAGCCGGTGATTGCGATGACCAACCTCTGCCGTGCCCTGAATGTAAAAAGCAATGATCCTCGTCGCTGGTGGGACTTTCCCGGATTGCAGAGTAATTTCGGTCAGGCGCCGCTGCAGGCACCGAGCGTGTTCAACTTTTATGAGCCAGATTATGCGCCCAAAGGGGAGATCGCCAATAAAGAGCTCACAGCTCCTGAGTTCAATATCCACAGCATGGACTCAATGCGTCGAATTTCAAACAAGATGTGGGGACTTATCCTTAGCCATCGACTCACGGGGGTAGAGCAGTGGACCTGGGATCGTAGCCCGCTGGAAAACCGGGTTGATAAGCCGGAAGAGTATATGGCGTGGATTAACGAGCGGATCTTTTTCGGTTTGATGTCAGACGAGCTCCATCAGTACATCGAAGATTTATTGATCAAAATGACCGAGCAAAACATTGGTACTGATAGAAGAACTTTCGCCACCTTGTTTGCCATTCAATGTTCACCTGATTTCCGCTGCCAGGAGTAA
- a CDS encoding DUF1501 domain-containing protein → MKMSRRHFLKSSTALGALSAVPGLSLSKQAVAGDDGFRALVCIFLFGGNDAYNMVVPVDQHYLTYEKARPTLAIAKHELVDIGIQSEPGDTSPAVSLGLHPAMSRLESVFRDNNATVIVNSGQLVGPIIGETNPHPVPDFLMAHNLQQTMWQSGALNMEDKLGWAGRMVDSIYMSNDLSPMMSLNGEQKWLRNDIYEQMVMTASGAGKYNGLDQDERYEAMKFHFDRQFNNLFKDNYADVMSSRFYQNQRLAELLGTDEDDDTDRSSLSEQLHTTAKLIQKHAEMGHHRQVYFVGLGGFDTHHNQKNVHHALLEQLSNAMADFYQELKDINMLDNVTAFTMSDFGRRLMANDTGTDHGWAGHQLVMGGAVNGGKAYGQWPDLTPGSEYDYNNGRLIPEIAADQVNATLAKWFGYEEAHLDTLFPTLKAFEDNTLDFL, encoded by the coding sequence ATGAAGATGTCACGTCGCCACTTTTTAAAAAGCTCTACTGCACTTGGCGCACTATCAGCAGTACCGGGACTATCACTCAGCAAACAGGCTGTTGCGGGTGATGACGGGTTCAGAGCCCTTGTTTGTATTTTCTTGTTTGGTGGTAATGATGCCTACAACATGGTGGTACCGGTTGACCAGCATTACTTAACGTATGAAAAAGCAAGGCCGACACTGGCGATTGCCAAGCATGAACTGGTTGATATTGGTATCCAGTCAGAGCCGGGAGACACCAGCCCAGCGGTTAGTCTGGGTTTGCATCCTGCAATGTCACGGCTGGAGTCGGTATTCAGAGATAACAATGCCACAGTCATTGTCAATTCGGGCCAGTTGGTTGGACCAATTATCGGAGAAACGAATCCGCACCCTGTTCCCGATTTCCTGATGGCGCATAACCTGCAGCAAACCATGTGGCAGTCAGGCGCGCTTAACATGGAAGACAAACTTGGCTGGGCGGGGCGCATGGTCGACAGTATTTATATGTCCAATGACTTATCACCAATGATGTCTTTGAACGGCGAGCAGAAATGGCTGCGCAATGATATCTATGAGCAAATGGTGATGACCGCGAGCGGGGCTGGCAAGTATAACGGCCTTGATCAAGATGAACGCTACGAAGCGATGAAATTCCATTTTGATCGCCAGTTCAATAACCTCTTCAAGGATAATTACGCGGATGTGATGTCCAGCCGATTCTACCAAAATCAGAGACTTGCTGAATTGCTTGGTACTGATGAGGATGACGATACTGATCGTTCATCATTGAGCGAGCAGCTGCATACCACCGCGAAGCTGATTCAAAAGCACGCCGAGATGGGACACCACAGACAGGTTTATTTTGTTGGCCTCGGGGGCTTTGACACGCACCATAACCAAAAGAATGTTCATCATGCGTTGTTGGAGCAACTATCTAATGCGATGGCAGACTTCTATCAAGAGTTGAAAGATATCAACATGTTGGACAATGTAACGGCCTTCACGATGTCTGATTTTGGTCGCCGTTTGATGGCCAATGATACCGGTACGGATCATGGCTGGGCAGGCCATCAGCTGGTAATGGGCGGTGCGGTTAATGGTGGTAAGGCTTACGGTCAATGGCCTGATTTAACACCGGGTAGTGAGTACGACTACAACAATGGTCGCCTTATTCCGGAAATTGCTGCCGACCAAGTCAATGCGACGCTGGCCAAGTGGTTTGGCTATGAAGAGGCCCATTTAGATACTCTCTTCCCCACGCTAAAAGCGTTTGAGGATAATACGCTGGATTTCCTATAG
- a CDS encoding YfcC family protein, whose protein sequence is MSKLKFPSAYTILMLLTVLMALLTWMIPAGQYQMEINETLGKLVPVVGSYQTVEANPQGIIDILMAPIQGFYDPSDYVARAVDVALFVLVIGGFLAVVTETGAIDAGIAGTMKRLAGREKWMIPILMGLFALGGTVYGMAEETIPFYALLIPVMIAAGYDSIVGVAIIMVGAGIGCLGSTINPFATVIASNAAEINFMEGFALRAVILILGWLLCVFYVMRYAERVKQDPSRSIVAHQRDENLNHFLHGKQQETPELTNTRKAVLAIFALTFVVMMWGVSVAGWWMAELSALFIGSSILVGFVGRLSEVEITDSFVNGARDLLGVALIIAIARGLVVVMDNGNITHTILHYAEGLLGGLNEIAFINAIYWVEAVLCLVVPSSSGLAVLSMPVLAPLADFAGVGRELVVTAFQSASGLPNLVTPTSGVVMGGLAIGRVAYSSWLRFIGPLIGILTLMIMALLSIGVIVG, encoded by the coding sequence ATGAGCAAATTGAAATTCCCTTCTGCCTACACCATCTTAATGCTGCTTACGGTATTGATGGCACTGCTGACCTGGATGATCCCGGCAGGCCAATACCAAATGGAAATCAATGAGACACTGGGCAAGCTTGTCCCGGTTGTGGGTTCGTACCAAACCGTCGAAGCGAATCCCCAGGGCATCATTGATATCCTGATGGCTCCTATCCAGGGCTTTTACGACCCATCGGACTATGTTGCACGGGCTGTTGATGTCGCCCTGTTTGTCTTGGTCATCGGAGGCTTCCTGGCTGTCGTGACCGAAACCGGTGCCATTGATGCCGGTATCGCCGGCACCATGAAACGTCTGGCCGGCCGAGAAAAATGGATGATCCCTATCCTGATGGGCCTGTTCGCCCTCGGCGGTACTGTATATGGCATGGCTGAGGAAACCATCCCCTTCTATGCCCTGCTGATCCCGGTGATGATTGCTGCCGGGTATGACAGCATTGTCGGTGTCGCCATTATCATGGTTGGGGCCGGTATCGGCTGCTTGGGCTCGACCATCAACCCTTTTGCCACCGTCATTGCTTCAAACGCAGCTGAAATCAACTTCATGGAAGGCTTTGCCCTTCGCGCGGTGATCCTTATCCTGGGCTGGCTACTGTGTGTGTTTTATGTCATGCGCTACGCCGAGCGCGTCAAACAAGATCCTTCTCGCTCAATTGTCGCCCACCAGCGTGATGAAAACCTCAACCATTTCCTGCACGGCAAGCAGCAGGAAACCCCTGAACTCACCAATACCCGTAAGGCCGTGCTGGCCATTTTTGCCCTGACGTTTGTCGTCATGATGTGGGGCGTTTCCGTTGCTGGATGGTGGATGGCTGAACTTTCAGCCCTGTTTATTGGCTCAAGTATCCTGGTTGGCTTTGTCGGCCGTTTATCAGAAGTTGAGATCACCGACAGTTTTGTCAACGGTGCCAGAGATCTGCTTGGTGTCGCATTGATCATTGCCATCGCACGGGGATTGGTCGTCGTCATGGACAATGGCAACATCACCCACACGATTCTTCATTATGCCGAAGGCCTGCTTGGTGGGCTAAATGAGATTGCCTTTATCAATGCCATTTACTGGGTTGAAGCCGTCCTTTGTCTGGTGGTGCCTTCGTCATCCGGCTTGGCCGTGCTGTCCATGCCTGTGCTCGCGCCGCTTGCTGACTTTGCCGGTGTGGGTCGAGAACTTGTCGTAACGGCCTTCCAGTCCGCCTCCGGTCTCCCTAATCTTGTCACACCGACCTCCGGTGTCGTGATGGGTGGGCTTGCCATCGGCCGAGTCGCCTATTCTTCTTGGTTACGCTTTATCGGACCGCTAATTGGTATCCTGACACTAATGATCATGGCGCTGCTCAGTATCGGCGTCATCGTTGGCTAA
- a CDS encoding NAD/NADP octopine/nopaline dehydrogenase family protein — MTNRVSIIGSGNAGLTAAYHFTKHGADVCLYGSKGFDQPLQDIEQRGGIEALSHFNDVELTFAGFQAIDKISRDLKETLDYADLVVLPVPSFAQEPLFIEMLPHLRDGQIIMLMPGNYGSLVLNRIKHERGYGQLDITFVDAISIPWATRIVGPAQLAILGMKEFLPVAAFPAKRSQMAIDALQPVMPLPLTALGNVIEAGLENINFGGHPLLTTLNMGLLENFDGQFNYYKDCCSVSTAKAAAAMENERLAIGRLLGLRLKPELDAMNALYDMDCKTVYEVNRTSETHGKLNSAPNSASNRYITEDAAYLLVPCYELGQLTGVETPMITACLHIDNAYNDTNYFTTGRTLKKMGLDNLSAQEIMDFVA, encoded by the coding sequence ATGACAAATCGTGTCTCTATCATTGGCTCGGGAAACGCCGGATTAACAGCAGCCTATCACTTTACCAAGCATGGTGCAGATGTCTGCCTATATGGCAGCAAGGGGTTTGATCAGCCTCTTCAAGATATTGAACAGCGTGGTGGAATTGAAGCCCTCAGCCACTTCAACGACGTGGAACTCACTTTCGCTGGTTTTCAAGCCATCGACAAGATCAGCCGTGATCTTAAAGAGACGCTCGATTATGCTGACCTTGTTGTACTTCCGGTGCCATCCTTTGCCCAGGAGCCTCTGTTTATCGAGATGTTGCCGCACCTGCGCGATGGCCAGATCATCATGCTGATGCCGGGTAATTACGGCTCCTTGGTGCTCAATCGAATCAAACACGAAAGAGGTTACGGCCAGCTTGATATTACCTTTGTCGATGCCATTTCCATTCCGTGGGCCACACGTATTGTGGGGCCAGCGCAGCTGGCAATCCTCGGCATGAAAGAGTTCCTGCCCGTGGCAGCTTTCCCGGCCAAGCGCTCGCAAATGGCTATTGACGCCCTGCAGCCGGTCATGCCGCTTCCGCTCACCGCTTTGGGCAATGTGATTGAAGCCGGCCTTGAAAATATCAACTTCGGGGGCCATCCACTGCTCACCACGCTGAACATGGGATTGTTGGAAAATTTCGACGGCCAGTTCAATTACTACAAAGACTGCTGTTCGGTGTCCACCGCCAAGGCTGCGGCAGCAATGGAAAACGAACGCCTTGCCATCGGTCGCTTACTGGGCCTGAGACTCAAGCCCGAACTGGATGCCATGAACGCGCTCTACGACATGGATTGCAAAACCGTGTATGAAGTCAACCGTACTTCAGAAACCCACGGCAAGCTCAACAGCGCACCGAACTCGGCAAGCAATCGCTATATCACTGAGGACGCCGCCTACCTGTTAGTGCCTTGCTATGAGCTTGGCCAACTTACCGGGGTGGAGACCCCTATGATCACCGCCTGCCTACACATTGACAACGCCTATAACGATACCAACTACTTCACTACTGGCCGCACATTGAAAAAAATGGGGCTGGATAACCTTTCCGCCCAAGAAATCATGGACTTTGTAGCGTAA
- a CDS encoding LysR family transcriptional regulator has protein sequence MKLTQLNAFKAIIECQTVTAAAERLHLSQPAVSRLLSSLEQRLGFKLFIRKGNRLELSDEGQAFYLEVAKVFDAVAGLDQAANSIRSNHFGSLNIAAMPLLSNAFLPRVVATFLSQTPKLKLGFKTYRSEDVIRRIQSQTADIGFAFVDDIVAGAKAQRVECECVCLVPASSPLAKRKVIDIYDIADQVLIRHEKDATQRRIDALLRRYSLSTIEHIEVSLASTAAALVKEGVGIAITDPFTAVIDSEHPNVVMRPLVFGLPFEFDILYPALKPIHRHAEHFIEQFMLLADALDVQLKIGPMRDLDE, from the coding sequence ATGAAACTAACCCAACTGAATGCGTTCAAAGCCATTATTGAATGCCAAACCGTCACCGCCGCAGCAGAGCGCCTTCATCTCAGCCAGCCTGCCGTCAGCAGATTATTGTCCTCATTAGAGCAACGCTTGGGCTTTAAATTATTCATCCGCAAAGGCAACCGATTGGAGCTCAGCGATGAAGGGCAGGCTTTTTACCTCGAGGTCGCCAAAGTCTTCGATGCCGTCGCCGGATTGGATCAAGCCGCCAACTCAATCCGCTCCAATCACTTTGGCAGCCTCAATATCGCGGCAATGCCACTGCTCTCCAATGCATTTTTACCCCGGGTCGTTGCGACCTTCCTATCCCAGACGCCTAAACTCAAGCTGGGCTTCAAAACGTACCGCTCGGAAGATGTGATCCGCCGGATACAAAGCCAAACCGCCGATATCGGCTTTGCTTTTGTCGACGACATTGTGGCCGGGGCCAAAGCACAGCGGGTCGAATGCGAGTGCGTATGCTTGGTTCCAGCCAGCTCACCGCTGGCAAAACGCAAGGTCATCGATATCTATGATATTGCCGATCAAGTGCTAATACGCCATGAAAAAGATGCCACCCAACGGCGTATAGATGCATTATTACGCCGTTACAGCCTGTCGACTATCGAGCATATCGAAGTCTCCCTTGCCAGCACTGCCGCCGCGCTGGTCAAAGAGGGAGTTGGCATTGCGATCACCGACCCGTTTACCGCCGTTATCGACAGCGAACACCCGAACGTGGTCATGCGACCACTGGTCTTTGGCCTGCCGTTCGAATTTGACATCCTCTACCCAGCCCTCAAGCCGATCCACCGTCATGCCGAGCACTTTATCGAACAATTTATGCTGCTGGCCGACGCCCTTGATGTGCAGTTGAAAATTGGCCCGATGAGAGATCTTGATGAGTAA
- the rlmC gene encoding 23S rRNA (uracil(747)-C(5))-methyltransferase RlmC: MQCSHFDQQRCRSCNLSGMPYPQQIQQKDDTLKQLFSTVMPLQWLPAVYSEESACRNKAKMVVLGAAHQPVLGIEGSDNLPVSLCGCPLYPNDMQALLAYLENWIRGAGIPPYNKAKKKGELKYILLTRSQCQGEYMLRFVMKSRDAIARIEANLARLLADWPQVTVVSVNLQPIHMARLEGEEEIFLTDAQHLVEQFNGVPLVIRPKSFFQTNPKVAEQLYATARNWVRELAPTTMWDLFCGVGGFALHCANDVERVVGIEIEPEAIASAKFSAALLGINNLEFDALDSAHFSQLQDRAPELVLVNPPRRGLGQALTEQLLALAPKYIIYSSCNPETLKKDLMDLHPYEVQRLQWFDMFPHTEHAEVMVLLERNE, translated from the coding sequence ATGCAATGTTCTCACTTTGATCAGCAGCGCTGCCGTTCCTGTAATTTATCGGGTATGCCTTACCCACAGCAAATCCAGCAAAAAGATGACACGCTAAAACAGTTGTTTTCAACGGTAATGCCACTGCAATGGTTGCCCGCTGTTTATAGTGAGGAAAGTGCATGCCGAAACAAGGCCAAGATGGTTGTACTTGGTGCTGCCCACCAGCCAGTGTTGGGTATAGAAGGCAGTGATAATCTGCCTGTAAGCTTATGCGGCTGCCCGCTTTATCCTAATGATATGCAGGCATTACTGGCTTATCTAGAGAACTGGATTCGAGGCGCGGGTATTCCGCCTTATAACAAGGCGAAAAAGAAAGGCGAGTTGAAATACATTCTGCTTACTCGTTCTCAATGTCAGGGCGAGTATATGCTTCGGTTCGTGATGAAAAGCAGAGATGCTATTGCCCGTATTGAAGCAAACCTTGCCAGGCTGCTTGCTGATTGGCCGCAAGTGACAGTGGTTTCGGTGAACCTGCAGCCAATTCATATGGCACGTTTGGAAGGGGAAGAAGAAATTTTCCTTACCGACGCTCAGCATTTGGTCGAGCAGTTCAACGGCGTGCCATTGGTGATTCGGCCAAAGAGTTTTTTCCAGACTAACCCGAAGGTCGCAGAGCAGCTATATGCGACGGCACGAAATTGGGTCAGAGAGTTGGCACCGACCACGATGTGGGATTTGTTCTGCGGCGTAGGCGGCTTTGCCTTGCACTGTGCCAATGATGTCGAACGGGTCGTTGGTATTGAAATTGAGCCTGAGGCGATTGCCAGTGCCAAGTTTTCGGCTGCACTGTTGGGGATCAACAACCTCGAGTTTGATGCGTTGGATTCTGCTCATTTTTCCCAGTTGCAAGACCGTGCACCTGAGCTGGTGTTGGTTAATCCGCCACGTCGCGGGCTAGGACAGGCATTAACCGAGCAACTTCTCGCATTGGCACCCAAATATATTATCTATTCCAGCTGCAACCCAGAAACACTTAAAAAGGACTTAATGGATTTGCATCCGTATGAGGTTCAGCGGCTGCAGTGGTTTGATATGTTTCCTCATACGGAACATGCGGAAGTGATGGTGTTGCTCGAGCGCAATGAATAG